Proteins encoded in a region of the Rhizobium sp. CC-YZS058 genome:
- a CDS encoding DUF2946 family protein — MRRRTRDTWRQAWLMLGAVVFVLQLLLGTAMAAGAAASPRLDAFGNPLCLADVVDKGDTGHAGDHGSGKFAGCCGVACSMVFSGLAPSPLPAPLHPAVAALAAPERGLSRGVRTVLRPETDPENPRAPPSIL, encoded by the coding sequence ATGAGACGGCGAACCCGAGACACGTGGCGACAGGCCTGGCTGATGCTGGGGGCGGTGGTTTTCGTTCTGCAGTTGCTGCTCGGCACCGCCATGGCGGCCGGTGCCGCCGCCTCGCCAAGGCTGGATGCCTTCGGCAACCCGCTCTGCCTCGCCGATGTGGTCGACAAGGGCGACACGGGTCATGCCGGCGACCACGGGTCTGGAAAGTTTGCCGGCTGCTGCGGCGTTGCCTGCAGCATGGTCTTTTCCGGCCTTGCGCCGAGCCCCTTGCCTGCGCCGCTCCACCCGGCGGTCGCTGCACTTGCCGCGCCGGAGCGGGGCCTGTCGCGCGGCGTGCGCACCGTCCTGCGCCCGGAAACAGATCCCGAAAATCCCCGCGCACCCCCTTCCATCCTGTGA
- a CDS encoding TadE/TadG family type IV pilus assembly protein: MMSVSRLRRQNSGGAAVEFALICPLFILCLFSMIAWGFYIATCHSLQAMASDTVRVAVAGLSAEERKLLAHEYISSEASGFTLVDGRRLNVSVEDDRIRPNQFTVTLSYDAGDLPIWNLLTFALPDHVIVRTASIRIGGL; encoded by the coding sequence ATGATGTCTGTATCACGCTTACGTCGCCAGAACAGCGGCGGGGCTGCGGTTGAGTTCGCGCTCATTTGCCCGCTGTTCATACTCTGCCTCTTCAGCATGATCGCGTGGGGTTTCTACATCGCGACATGCCATTCTCTACAGGCCATGGCCTCCGATACTGTCCGGGTGGCGGTGGCTGGACTTTCGGCCGAGGAGAGAAAGCTTCTGGCCCATGAATACATCAGCAGCGAAGCCAGCGGCTTCACGCTGGTCGATGGACGCCGCTTGAACGTATCGGTTGAGGACGACAGGATCCGGCCGAACCAGTTCACCGTCACCCTGTCCTATGATGCAGGCGACCTGCCGATCTGGAACCTCCTCACTTTTGCGCTCCCGGACCACGTCATCGTCCGCACAGCTTCGATCCGGATCGGCGGTCTGTGA
- a CDS encoding YcnI family protein has protein sequence MKTLLLSAAFALLAGSASAHVSLEAREAPVGSTFKAVLRVPHGCEGKPTTKLRVQVPEGFIGVKAQPKAGWTLEKVKGAYAKAYDYYGTPMKEGVKEVIWEGGSLADDEYDEFVLRGTLSAELKPGETLFFPVVQECPDGATERWVERPAKGQTSEDLELPAPGILLLPKSGS, from the coding sequence ATGAAAACGCTTCTTCTTTCCGCTGCCTTCGCGCTTCTCGCCGGCAGCGCCTCCGCCCATGTCTCCCTGGAAGCCAGGGAGGCGCCTGTCGGCTCCACCTTCAAGGCTGTGCTGCGCGTCCCGCACGGCTGCGAGGGTAAGCCGACCACAAAACTGCGCGTCCAGGTGCCGGAAGGCTTCATCGGCGTGAAGGCGCAGCCCAAGGCAGGCTGGACGCTCGAGAAGGTCAAGGGTGCCTATGCAAAGGCCTATGATTATTACGGCACGCCCATGAAGGAGGGCGTGAAGGAGGTCATCTGGGAAGGCGGCAGCCTCGCCGACGACGAGTATGACGAATTCGTTCTGCGCGGCACGCTGTCGGCCGAGCTGAAGCCGGGTGAAACCCTGTTCTTCCCCGTCGTGCAGGAATGCCCGGACGGCGCGACCGAACGCTGGGTCGAGCGGCCGGCCAAGGGCCAGACGAGCGAGGATCTCGAGCTGCCGGCACCCGGAATCCTGCTCCTGCCGAAGTCCGGCTCCTAA
- a CDS encoding pilus assembly protein TadG-related protein: MPCNRIGDCLRGRDGNVAVMTALFMPLCAGLMALGVDFGHLALERRQLQTVADLASIAVASNLANAEQAAMAHLQDNGVDVVVKTPRGWIDASGQTYDEASVPPGLGRVTIEKGRYIADRSADVALRFTVGAQPHDGARVTVQKAGTLFFAGLFTTAPIMAATGTSAAQKQAGFSIGSRLASLDGGLLNAILSQMLGTTISLKAVDYRLLAAANVGATDLAQGLMKELSLTTATYEDLLDAEISVAQLLGGIARAPGLSSPAGALLRSLVGSLPKSGPTFKLSSLLDLGSKEPLRVQSGSGLQMRLGLLDLLQASAALASGGKLVSVETAAGLPGLGKVDLALAIGEPPVGTPPNRFGTLGDAVRTSQVRLAATVTIDGLAELAGIKIRLPLYLEVAHAEAKLADIQCHSRAPANATVILDAVPGVAELSIGDVDPTVLRNFGRTPRVTKARLVDSGLLSIDGIAQTDVGALKHRRLSFSPTEIAVGTTKTVSSDGMVTSATQSLLSTLEVDIRILFLSVGSPKLIQAALAKTLAAATPSLDALIDRLLATAGVRVGEADLRVTGVSCSPPVLVQ, encoded by the coding sequence ATGCCATGCAACCGGATAGGCGACTGTCTGCGAGGTCGGGACGGCAATGTCGCGGTAATGACGGCTCTGTTCATGCCGCTCTGCGCAGGGCTGATGGCACTCGGTGTCGATTTCGGTCACCTGGCACTCGAGCGACGCCAGTTGCAGACCGTCGCGGATCTCGCCTCCATCGCCGTTGCCTCCAACCTCGCCAATGCCGAACAGGCCGCCATGGCGCATCTGCAGGACAACGGCGTCGATGTGGTGGTCAAAACGCCGCGCGGCTGGATCGATGCCTCGGGCCAGACCTATGACGAGGCTTCGGTCCCTCCCGGTCTCGGCCGCGTGACGATCGAGAAGGGCCGCTATATCGCCGACCGTTCGGCCGATGTCGCGCTTCGGTTTACCGTGGGTGCGCAGCCGCATGACGGCGCGCGGGTTACGGTTCAGAAGGCGGGAACGCTGTTCTTTGCAGGCCTGTTCACGACGGCGCCGATCATGGCGGCGACGGGCACCTCCGCCGCTCAAAAACAGGCGGGTTTTTCCATCGGCTCGCGGCTCGCGAGCCTCGATGGCGGACTTCTCAATGCGATCCTCAGCCAGATGCTCGGCACGACCATCAGCCTGAAGGCGGTGGACTACCGCCTTCTTGCCGCCGCAAATGTCGGCGCGACGGACCTGGCACAAGGTCTGATGAAGGAGCTTTCGCTCACCACCGCGACCTACGAGGACCTGCTGGATGCTGAGATCTCGGTGGCGCAGCTGCTCGGCGGGATCGCGCGGGCGCCCGGGCTTTCCTCTCCGGCCGGCGCTCTGCTCCGCAGCCTGGTGGGATCCCTGCCGAAATCCGGTCCAACCTTTAAGCTCTCGTCGCTGCTTGATCTCGGCAGCAAGGAGCCGCTTCGTGTCCAGAGTGGATCCGGCCTGCAGATGAGGCTTGGCCTGCTCGATCTCCTGCAGGCCAGCGCGGCGCTCGCCAGCGGCGGCAAGCTGGTCTCGGTGGAAACGGCGGCAGGGCTGCCGGGACTTGGAAAGGTCGATCTGGCGCTTGCGATCGGCGAGCCGCCCGTCGGCACACCGCCGAACCGGTTCGGCACCTTGGGCGATGCGGTCCGTACCAGCCAGGTGCGCCTGGCAGCAACCGTGACGATCGACGGTCTGGCGGAGCTGGCCGGCATCAAGATTCGCCTGCCGCTCTATCTCGAGGTGGCGCATGCCGAGGCGAAGCTTGCCGATATCCAGTGCCACAGCCGTGCGCCGGCCAATGCGACCGTGATCCTCGACGCCGTTCCGGGCGTGGCGGAGCTTTCGATCGGCGATGTCGATCCGACGGTGCTTCGCAATTTCGGTCGGACGCCGCGGGTGACGAAGGCGCGGCTCGTCGACAGCGGGCTGCTCTCGATCGATGGGATCGCGCAGACCGACGTCGGCGCGCTCAAGCATCGCCGGTTGAGCTTCTCGCCCACCGAGATTGCCGTCGGTACCACCAAGACGGTGTCGAGCGACGGGATGGTGACTTCAGCCACCCAATCGCTTCTGTCCACGCTCGAGGTGGATATCCGCATTCTCTTTCTTTCCGTTGGTTCGCCCAAGCTGATCCAGGCCGCTCTGGCCAAGACCCTGGCCGCCGCCACGCCCAGTCTCGACGCGCTGATCGACCGGCTTCTGGCAACGGCGGGCGTACGGGTGGGGGAGGCGGATCTGCGGGTTACGGGCGTCAGCTGCTCCCCTCCCGTTCTCGTCCAATGA
- a CDS encoding copper resistance protein CopC, translating to MIPTIGKGLRLGQACGRSGLFFRAALVWRVGLVWLLMAASAYAHAALNRAEPADGARLAAPPALIRLTFSEPVSPTRLTLTGPDREPFMLTETRLAGTTLEIVPPPALADGGYVLSYRVVSQDGHPIGGAVLFTLGQGPAASAAAVTDDRAVQAGLWVGKLALYFGLFFGIGGAFARSWFADGRGAGLAVPVSALAVGFVGAALSAGFQGLDALGASLSALSEGESWRAGLATSFGASLVFASAAFACAGLALLQGPGAGGRWISLGALVAAGLALSLSGHASAADPQWLMRPAVFFHTVTIAVWAGALPVLFAVLRSEGALPALKRFSRVIPLLLLVLVLAGTVLAIVQLRSPAALLSTDYGRVFLVKLALLLPLFLLAAFNRWGLTARVQAGDAVARRVVLRIIMVETVLVALIFATAAVWRFTPPPRVLIAEVPPAIVKLSDETVAATVTLDRAAGRAEVTLAKEGGGSLDPLEVGLVMSQAEAGIEPIRRPAVREASGAWRIEGLDLPAGGRWSLRLDLVVSDFEIVRLEGQVTLD from the coding sequence ATGATCCCGACGATCGGCAAAGGCCTCCGGCTTGGGCAAGCGTGCGGGCGCTCGGGCCTGTTCTTTCGTGCTGCCCTCGTCTGGCGCGTTGGCCTTGTCTGGCTGCTGATGGCCGCCTCGGCCTATGCCCATGCGGCGCTCAACCGCGCCGAGCCGGCCGATGGGGCGCGGCTCGCCGCCCCGCCGGCCCTCATCCGCCTGACCTTCAGCGAGCCCGTCTCGCCGACGCGGCTGACATTGACCGGCCCGGACCGTGAGCCCTTCATGCTGACGGAAACGCGGCTCGCCGGCACGACGCTGGAGATCGTGCCGCCGCCGGCGCTCGCCGATGGCGGTTATGTCCTGTCCTACCGGGTCGTGTCGCAGGACGGCCATCCGATCGGCGGGGCGGTGCTTTTCACCCTGGGACAAGGGCCGGCCGCCAGCGCTGCCGCCGTCACCGACGATCGGGCGGTGCAGGCTGGCCTCTGGGTCGGGAAGCTGGCGCTCTATTTCGGCCTCTTCTTCGGGATCGGCGGTGCCTTCGCCCGCAGCTGGTTTGCTGACGGCAGGGGGGCAGGCCTGGCGGTTCCGGTCTCTGCGCTGGCGGTCGGTTTCGTCGGCGCTGCCCTGTCGGCCGGGTTTCAGGGGCTCGATGCGCTGGGCGCATCGCTCTCCGCTTTGAGCGAGGGCGAGAGCTGGCGCGCAGGGCTCGCCACCAGTTTCGGGGCGAGCCTGGTCTTCGCCAGTGCCGCCTTCGCCTGCGCCGGCCTCGCCCTGCTGCAGGGGCCGGGGGCCGGCGGCCGCTGGATTTCGCTCGGCGCGCTTGTGGCTGCCGGCCTGGCGCTCAGCCTCAGCGGCCATGCCAGTGCCGCCGATCCGCAATGGCTGATGCGGCCGGCGGTCTTCTTCCACACGGTCACCATCGCCGTCTGGGCCGGTGCGCTCCCGGTTCTCTTCGCCGTCCTGCGCAGCGAAGGGGCCTTGCCGGCCCTGAAGCGTTTCTCGCGGGTGATCCCGCTCCTGCTTCTTGTCCTCGTCCTTGCTGGCACTGTTCTGGCGATCGTGCAACTGCGCAGCCCGGCAGCGCTGCTGTCGACCGACTATGGCCGCGTCTTCCTCGTCAAGCTGGCGCTGCTGCTGCCGCTGTTCCTGTTGGCCGCCTTCAATCGCTGGGGGCTGACGGCGCGTGTCCAGGCGGGCGACGCCGTGGCGCGTCGCGTTGTGCTGCGGATCATCATGGTGGAGACCGTGCTGGTTGCGCTAATCTTCGCCACGGCCGCCGTCTGGCGGTTTACGCCGCCACCGCGCGTGCTGATCGCCGAGGTGCCGCCCGCGATCGTGAAACTCTCCGACGAGACCGTTGCCGCGACCGTGACGCTCGACCGCGCGGCGGGGAGGGCGGAGGTGACGCTCGCAAAGGAGGGGGGAGGTTCGCTCGACCCGCTGGAGGTGGGGCTGGTGATGAGCCAGGCCGAGGCCGGCATCGAGCCGATCCGCCGGCCGGCGGTGCGGGAGGCGAGCGGCGCGTGGCGCATTGAAGGTCTCGATCTGCCGGCCGGTGGCCGCTGGTCGCTCCGGCTCGACCTCGTGGTCAGCGATTTCGAGATTGTCCGGCTGGAGGGTCAGGTGACGCTGGACTGA
- a CDS encoding methyl-accepting chemotaxis protein has product MQNIPIIGKFLALMGLFALFSLGAALYSGDRIMSIDDAYSDLLVNESRAATELARANRAFQAARAAAGTLMIVSSEEATKTAAANLKTMHDEFVQHADTALEASGGNAAIAKLKADGLAVLDQSCANAFTRGAAARGSQDRISAQAAYLRECEPNFPPISKSLTEVTNTLLAGVDARSDALTASSIATYWTTLALVIGGTLVVVLVGLFAIRSWLIRPITSLSGVMTTLAGGDLTASVNGTARRDEVGGMARAVQIFKDNGLKARDLESAAERQRTLSDQERRSREEQDRHRAEAMAQATTGLASGLKHLASGNLAFQLTDRFAEEFESLRADFNQAVDQLRTTLAAVSDATSSIDGGSREISRSADDLSKRTEQQAASLEETAAALDEITANVSNSSKRAEEARTVAIQANDSARQSGAVVANAVDAMSKIEQSSNQISSIIGVIDEIAFQTNLLALNAGVEAARAGEAGKGFAVVAQEVRELAQRSAQAAKEIKDLIRNSSGEVQNGVKLVSQTGEALKTIEGYIVTINQHMDSIATSAREQSVGLSEVNTAVNQMDQVTQQNAAMVEETNAAGATLAMEATRLKELVGQFQFGGVSAGRVSAANGNAGAPAPLAVRRGPSAAAPMARAVPSPARSMVSRIASSFASKPASSAAPAGDNWEEF; this is encoded by the coding sequence ATGCAAAATATCCCGATTATTGGAAAATTTCTGGCCTTGATGGGCCTCTTCGCGCTGTTCTCGCTGGGGGCCGCCCTTTATTCGGGCGATCGGATCATGAGCATTGACGACGCCTATAGCGATCTTCTGGTCAATGAGAGCCGGGCCGCCACCGAGCTGGCACGCGCCAACCGCGCCTTCCAGGCCGCCCGTGCGGCCGCAGGCACGCTGATGATCGTCAGCAGCGAAGAGGCGACGAAGACGGCGGCGGCCAATCTCAAGACCATGCATGACGAATTCGTCCAGCACGCCGACACCGCGCTGGAAGCCAGCGGCGGCAACGCGGCCATCGCCAAGCTGAAGGCGGACGGGCTGGCCGTTCTCGACCAGAGCTGCGCCAATGCCTTTACCCGTGGCGCCGCAGCGCGCGGCTCGCAGGACCGTATCAGCGCGCAGGCTGCCTATCTGCGCGAATGCGAGCCCAATTTCCCGCCGATCTCCAAGTCGCTGACCGAGGTCACCAACACGCTGCTCGCCGGTGTCGACGCCCGCAGCGATGCGCTGACGGCGTCCTCGATCGCCACCTATTGGACGACGCTTGCCCTCGTGATCGGCGGTACGCTGGTCGTCGTGCTGGTCGGCCTCTTCGCGATCCGCAGCTGGCTGATCCGCCCGATCACCTCGCTCTCGGGCGTCATGACGACGCTTGCCGGCGGCGATCTGACGGCAAGCGTGAACGGCACCGCACGGCGCGACGAAGTGGGCGGCATGGCCCGCGCGGTCCAGATCTTCAAGGACAATGGCCTGAAGGCGCGCGATCTCGAAAGCGCGGCCGAACGTCAGCGCACCCTGTCCGATCAGGAACGCCGGAGCCGCGAAGAGCAGGACCGCCACCGCGCCGAGGCCATGGCGCAGGCGACCACTGGCCTCGCCAGCGGCCTCAAGCACCTTGCCTCCGGCAATCTCGCCTTCCAGCTGACCGATCGCTTCGCCGAAGAGTTCGAAAGCCTGCGCGCCGACTTCAACCAGGCGGTGGACCAGCTGCGCACCACGCTGGCGGCAGTGTCGGACGCCACCAGCTCGATCGACGGCGGCTCGCGCGAGATCAGCCGCAGTGCCGACGATCTGTCGAAGCGCACCGAGCAGCAGGCGGCCTCGCTGGAAGAAACCGCCGCCGCGCTCGACGAGATCACCGCCAATGTCTCCAATTCCTCCAAGCGGGCCGAGGAAGCGCGCACCGTCGCCATCCAGGCCAATGACAGCGCCCGCCAGTCCGGTGCCGTCGTCGCCAATGCCGTCGATGCGATGAGCAAGATCGAGCAGTCCTCCAACCAGATCTCCTCGATCATCGGCGTGATCGACGAGATCGCCTTCCAGACCAACCTGCTCGCACTCAACGCCGGTGTGGAAGCCGCCCGCGCAGGCGAAGCCGGCAAGGGCTTTGCGGTCGTGGCCCAGGAGGTGCGCGAGCTTGCCCAGCGCTCGGCCCAGGCCGCCAAGGAGATCAAGGACCTGATCCGCAATTCCTCCGGAGAGGTGCAGAACGGCGTCAAGCTCGTCAGCCAGACCGGCGAGGCGCTGAAAACGATCGAAGGCTACATCGTCACCATCAACCAGCACATGGATTCGATCGCCACCTCGGCGCGCGAACAGTCGGTCGGCCTGTCGGAGGTCAACACCGCCGTCAACCAGATGGACCAGGTGACCCAGCAGAACGCCGCCATGGTGGAAGAGACCAATGCGGCCGGCGCGACGCTGGCGATGGAGGCGACGCGCCTCAAGGAACTCGTCGGCCAGTTCCAGTTCGGCGGTGTTTCGGCCGGTCGCGTCAGCGCGGCAAACGGCAATGCCGGAGCGCCCGCGCCGTTGGCCGTCCGTCGCGGCCCGTCGGCCGCAGCGCCCATGGCCCGCGCGGTCCCCTCGCCGGCCCGCAGCATGGTCAGCCGCATCGCCAGCTCCTTTGCCTCGAAGCCGGCCTCGAGCGCGGCTCCGGCCGGCGACAACTGGGAAGAGTTCTGA
- a CDS encoding EAL domain-containing protein, protein MFTVLECVTQQHQSSIVLVAAAIALTGMFAFFHLMLRAEESAAERRRNWALIAAFAGGLSVWATHFVAMLAYEGTVAIGFDWLFTALSSALAVAGFRLALAIGLSRPRLLLGAAGLITMSVAVMHFVGMAGVRAAAQVRFDWLSIAVGAVVAFVMFAGALAAFMRLAGWRRILVPGSVAVIGICTLHFTTMSATILAPDPALPAVETGVFDRIWLTSAISAVTFLVLLVLAIAVVVDRYLVDLKGFANATLDGLALVQDGRIVEINTKFAQLCERREGDIVGLPPNLLLKANDGQPVDAARQRPVEATPQIGERHRIFELAVHTIDYGGRPCQVIAIRDLTEKRAAQRKVEYLARHDMLTGLTNRSMFQEALEEALTLSRETGEAFALLSLDLDRFKAVNDLFGHAEGDRVLRDVAEILRSAICEGDVVARLGGDEFIILARRVGGADAYGALAERILAIFRERMDLLADPTAVGVSIGIALSPKDGKDAETLMHSADVALYRAKNSGRGVHAFYDRTMDHEARERRQLENDLRQAIAREEFHLLFQPIQSIADETVVGYEALLRWDHPVRGNVSPDLFIPIAEESGIILSIGEWVLREACRQAAGWREPCKVAVNISAVQFRLPGLAFLVCTVLNETGLAPARLELEVTESALLKDRRATIETLRQLKAIGVQIVMDDFGTGYSSLSNLQAFPFDRLKIDRSFIASMQSDPNARAIVHAVVGLGRSLNLPVTAEGIETEEQYRMIVEEGCRHAQGFLLGRPGRGPLPLAPVADLPEPGVEDDTLARLLFSV, encoded by the coding sequence ATGTTCACCGTTCTGGAATGCGTCACCCAACAGCATCAGTCTTCCATCGTCCTCGTGGCTGCGGCCATTGCGCTCACCGGCATGTTCGCCTTCTTCCACCTGATGCTGCGTGCGGAGGAGAGCGCTGCGGAGCGCCGGCGAAACTGGGCGCTGATCGCCGCCTTCGCCGGCGGGCTCAGTGTCTGGGCCACCCACTTCGTCGCCATGCTCGCCTATGAAGGCACGGTGGCGATCGGCTTCGACTGGCTGTTTACGGCCCTTTCCTCGGCGCTGGCGGTGGCAGGATTCCGCCTGGCGCTGGCAATCGGCCTCAGTCGTCCCCGGCTTCTGCTCGGCGCGGCGGGTCTGATCACGATGTCCGTCGCGGTCATGCACTTCGTCGGCATGGCCGGCGTCCGGGCAGCGGCGCAGGTGCGCTTCGACTGGCTGTCGATCGCGGTCGGCGCTGTCGTCGCCTTCGTGATGTTTGCCGGCGCGCTTGCCGCCTTCATGCGGCTCGCCGGTTGGCGGCGCATCCTCGTGCCGGGCAGCGTTGCGGTCATCGGCATCTGCACGCTGCATTTCACCACCATGTCCGCCACCATCCTCGCTCCCGATCCGGCCCTGCCAGCGGTCGAGACCGGCGTCTTCGACCGGATCTGGCTGACGAGTGCCATCAGCGCGGTCACCTTTCTGGTGCTGCTCGTTCTGGCCATTGCGGTGGTGGTCGATCGCTATCTCGTGGACCTCAAAGGCTTCGCCAATGCAACGCTCGATGGCCTCGCCTTGGTGCAGGACGGGCGGATCGTCGAGATCAACACCAAATTCGCCCAGCTCTGCGAGCGCCGGGAGGGCGATATCGTCGGCCTGCCGCCGAACCTGCTGCTGAAGGCCAACGACGGACAGCCGGTCGATGCCGCCCGCCAGCGCCCGGTCGAAGCCACGCCGCAGATCGGCGAGCGCCATCGTATCTTCGAACTCGCCGTCCATACGATCGATTATGGCGGCCGGCCGTGCCAGGTCATCGCCATCCGCGACCTGACCGAGAAGCGGGCGGCGCAGCGCAAGGTGGAGTATCTGGCCCGTCACGACATGCTGACCGGGCTCACCAACCGCTCCATGTTCCAGGAGGCGCTGGAAGAGGCGCTGACCTTGAGCCGCGAGACCGGCGAGGCTTTTGCCTTGCTCTCTCTCGATCTCGACCGGTTCAAGGCCGTCAACGATCTCTTCGGCCATGCCGAAGGCGACCGAGTGCTGCGCGATGTTGCCGAGATCCTGCGCAGCGCCATTTGCGAGGGCGATGTGGTTGCCAGGCTCGGCGGCGACGAGTTCATCATCCTTGCCCGGCGCGTCGGCGGAGCGGATGCCTATGGCGCGCTGGCCGAGCGGATCCTCGCCATCTTCCGGGAACGCATGGACCTGCTGGCCGATCCGACCGCTGTCGGCGTCAGCATCGGCATCGCGCTTTCGCCGAAAGACGGAAAGGACGCGGAGACGCTGATGCATTCCGCCGATGTGGCGCTCTACCGCGCCAAGAACAGCGGCCGCGGTGTTCATGCCTTTTACGACCGGACGATGGACCACGAAGCGCGCGAGCGCCGGCAGCTTGAGAACGATCTTCGACAGGCGATCGCGCGGGAGGAGTTTCACCTGCTGTTCCAGCCCATCCAGTCAATCGCCGATGAAACGGTGGTCGGCTACGAAGCCCTGCTGCGCTGGGATCATCCCGTTCGCGGCAATGTCTCGCCGGACTTGTTCATTCCGATCGCCGAGGAGAGCGGCATCATTCTTTCCATCGGGGAGTGGGTGTTGCGCGAGGCCTGCCGGCAGGCGGCCGGCTGGCGGGAGCCTTGCAAGGTGGCCGTCAATATTTCCGCCGTGCAGTTCCGCCTGCCAGGCCTCGCCTTCCTCGTCTGTACGGTGCTGAACGAAACCGGCCTCGCGCCGGCGCGGCTGGAGCTGGAGGTCACGGAATCCGCCCTGCTGAAGGACAGGCGCGCCACGATCGAAACGCTTCGCCAGTTGAAGGCGATCGGCGTGCAGATCGTCATGGACGATTTCGGCACCGGCTATTCCTCGCTCAGCAATCTGCAGGCCTTCCCCTTCGACCGGTTGAAGATCGACCGCAGCTTCATTGCGTCCATGCAGAGCGACCCGAACGCCCGCGCCATCGTGCATGCCGTCGTCGGCCTCGGCCGCAGCCTGAACCTGCCGGTGACGGCCGAGGGCATCGAAACGGAAGAACAGTATCGCATGATCGTCGAGGAAGGCTGCCGGCATGCCCAGGGCTTCCTGCTCGGCCGGCCGGGCAGGGGGCCGCTGCCGCTGGCCCCGGTCGCAGATCTTCCCGAGCCGGGCGTTGAAGACGACACGCTTGCCCGCCTGCTGTTTTCGGTCTGA
- a CDS encoding catalase family protein, translating to MTGTAPIRFSPSLETIDPDETEVVAGLNEAFDTILQRTAEDYGHAVRSVHAKSHGILKGTMEVHDGLPPELAQGLFAKPGRYTAFLRMSTNAGDILPDTISLPRGLAIKIVGVEGERLAGAHGVSQDFVMVNGPVFQAKTADKFLKNLKLLAKTTDRMEGTKVVMSSVLRGVNTALEAVGLSSSAVQSLGGAPNVDPLGETYFSVTPFRYGDHVAKFRVKPVSPDLTRRTGTIIDTSASEDAIRETVQAEMRDTQAVWEFQVQLCRDLEAQPIEDPTVEWKEEDAPFLTVATLAAAPQDSWSPEQVQKVNEEMRFSVWTGLAAHQPLGNINRARREPYEHSAGFRARFNGCPILEPQG from the coding sequence ATGACCGGAACCGCTCCCATCCGCTTTTCACCCAGCCTCGAGACCATCGATCCCGACGAGACGGAGGTCGTTGCCGGCCTGAACGAGGCCTTCGACACGATCCTTCAAAGAACGGCCGAGGACTACGGCCATGCCGTCCGCTCCGTTCATGCCAAATCCCACGGCATTCTGAAGGGGACGATGGAGGTGCATGACGGCCTGCCGCCCGAGCTGGCGCAAGGGCTCTTTGCGAAGCCCGGCCGCTACACGGCCTTCCTGCGCATGTCGACCAATGCCGGCGATATCCTACCCGACACGATTTCCCTGCCACGCGGCCTGGCGATCAAGATCGTCGGGGTCGAAGGCGAGCGCCTTGCCGGTGCGCACGGCGTGTCGCAGGACTTCGTGATGGTGAACGGGCCGGTCTTTCAGGCCAAGACGGCCGACAAGTTCCTGAAGAACCTCAAGCTTCTCGCCAAGACGACCGACCGCATGGAAGGCACGAAGGTGGTGATGTCGAGCGTGCTGCGCGGCGTGAACACGGCGCTGGAAGCGGTCGGCCTGTCGAGCTCGGCGGTCCAGTCGCTCGGCGGCGCGCCGAATGTCGATCCCTTGGGCGAGACCTATTTCAGCGTCACACCCTTTCGCTATGGAGACCATGTCGCGAAGTTTCGCGTCAAGCCTGTTTCCCCGGACCTGACCCGGCGCACGGGAACGATCATCGATACCAGCGCCAGCGAGGATGCGATCCGCGAGACCGTGCAGGCCGAGATGCGCGACACGCAGGCGGTCTGGGAGTTCCAGGTCCAGCTCTGCCGGGACCTCGAAGCCCAGCCGATCGAGGATCCGACGGTGGAGTGGAAGGAGGAGGACGCCCCCTTCCTGACCGTCGCCACGCTCGCCGCGGCGCCCCAGGACAGCTGGAGCCCGGAGCAGGTGCAGAAAGTGAACGAGGAGATGCGCTTCAGCGTCTGGACCGGCCTTGCCGCCCACCAGCCCCTCGGCAACATCAATCGCGCCCGCCGCGAGCCCTATGAGCATTCCGCCGGTTTCCGCGCCCGGTTCAACGGCTGCCCGATCCTCGAGCCGCAAGGCTGA